CAGCAGCACGGTGAGGCTCAGCGCGACGATCCGTACGAGCACCCCGTACGCCCGCACCGCGCGGACGGCCCCAACGGGCGCGGGCGGCCGGGCCCAGTGGGCGAGGTTGGCCACCATGAACGGCAGGAGCAGCAGCCACAGCGCGCGGGCCCCGTTCCCGGAGGTGAGCCGGGACCAGCAGTAGACCTCGGGCACCGGGCGGCCGGTGTGGCGCTCGGGGTGGGCCTCGGCGTCCGCGTCGTCGGTGCGCCGGAAGACGGCGGCGGTGGAGTCCCCGGTGACGCGGACGGTGCGCGGATCGCCGAGGAGTTCCCCGGGGGCGGCGCCCGCGACCCCGTGGACCAGCAGTTCGAGCGCGAGCGGCGGCGCGGCGGCCGACTCGGGCGCGGGGACCGGGATGGGGACGGTGGTGGCGGGGACGGATGCGGACGCGGGGACGGGCGGGGCGGCGGGGCGGGGACGGGGCGTGGGGATGTCCGGCACGGTGGCCTCCACTCTCGGGGCGGCAGCGGCCCCGGTCACCCCGCCAGCATCCCGCGCGCGGGGCGCGCTGCCCAGCACCCGGACGGCTGACGCAGACATCTGACGATGAGACAGATATGGTGACGCGCACGAGCGTTCCCCTCACCACCTTGGGAGTTCCGTCATGGCTCGACGACTGCGCCCCGTGGGGCTGGACTTCACCGAAACCGCCCCGATACGCCTGGTGTTCACGGCCGAGGTGGCCGCCGCACCGGAGTCGGTGTACCGGGCACTGGCGGAGGACGTGACGGGCTGGCCGTCCTGGTTCAGGGCGGTGTCCCTCGCGCGGCCGACGCACGGCGGGGCGGGGCGGGAGATCAAGCTGATGGGCGGGGTGCGCTTCCAGGAGACGATCATGGCGGCGGACGCGGAGCGCCGGTACGCCTACCGGGTCGACCGGACCAACGTCCCCGGTGTGCGGGCCCTGTTGGAGGAGTGGCTGCTGACCGCGTCCGGCTCCGGCACCCGGGTCCAGTGGACCTTCGCGGCGGACGGCTCCACCCCGTTCCGGCTAGGGCTGACCGCCGCCCGGCCCGGGCTGGGGCACTCGTTCCGCACGGCGGTCCGGACCCTGGACGCCCGGCTGGCCGCGGCGGAGCGGTCCGCGGGGAAGTAAGCCCCCAGGAGGTGCGTGCGGGTGAGTGGGGGTCCGTACGCCCCGGCGGGCTTCAGGTCGTCGGGTGCCGGGCGACCAGGTCGCCGTATCCGCCCGCCTCCCACACCCGGATCCGGAAGTCCCGCAGGTTCAGGGAGGGGCCGCGGTCCTCGCCGGTGCGGCCGAAGTACACGCCCGCACACCGGGCGCAGAACCACCCCTCGGACCAGAGTCGTTCGGCGGCGGTCCGGCCCGCGGCGGTCCGCCTGCGGTGGGCGGTCTCGACGCGGAGCATGGCGCAGAACAGCGCCACGGCCGCCAGGATCGCGATCCCGGAGATCCAGGCGAGGTACGCCATGGGCAGTTCGGTCACGAACCGCCGGTCGCCGCCGTCCTGTTCGACCCACCAGCCGCCGGACTCGCGCCCGAACCAGCCGCCCGCGATCGCGCCCCACACGAACGTGCCGATCGAGACGAGGACGAGGGTGGCTCCCCAGCATCCGACGGAACCGGTGTCCGGTTCCTTCGGCGCCGGGGCGAGGGCGTTGGCCAGCGCCGAATTCGCCTCGCGGACGGACGTCCTGCGGTTGTTGTCCTCGTCGCTCCACTCGTCGCGGATGGTGGACTTGGCGGCGAGGTAGGCGGCGGGGACCGCCGTCACCTGGTCCTCGCGTCCGCACCGCGGGCAGCACAGCGTCCCGGGCGCCGCGCCGCCGTGGCCGCCATGGCCGTCGCTCGTACCCGCCGTACCGTCCGTACCCGCCATGGCTCCCCCGGGGCTCGGCGTGATCATGCGTCCGCCCAGCCTAGCCAGCGAATCCGCCACCGCCCAGAGTCCGTTCGTCCCGGTCCCGCCCCGGTCAGGCCACGGGTTCGTACCAGCTGCCCGAGGCCAGCAGGGTCTCGATGGTCTTGGTGTAGGGGGCCAGGTCGAGGCCCTGCGCGGCCACCCACTCGTCCGAGTAGTACTTGTCGAGGTAGCGGTCGCCCGGGTCGCACAGCAGGGTCACGACGCTGCCCGTGCGGCCTTCCGTCACCATCTCCGCGATGATCTTCAGGGCGCTCCACAGGCCGGTGCCGGTCGAGCCGCCCGCCTTGCGGCCGATGGCCCGTTCCAGCGCGCGGCAGGCCGCGACGCTCGCCGCGT
This is a stretch of genomic DNA from Streptomyces sp. NBC_00536. It encodes these proteins:
- a CDS encoding SRPBCC family protein, with protein sequence MARRLRPVGLDFTETAPIRLVFTAEVAAAPESVYRALAEDVTGWPSWFRAVSLARPTHGGAGREIKLMGGVRFQETIMAADAERRYAYRVDRTNVPGVRALLEEWLLTASGSGTRVQWTFAADGSTPFRLGLTAARPGLGHSFRTAVRTLDARLAAAERSAGK